In Zingiber officinale cultivar Zhangliang chromosome 6A, Zo_v1.1, whole genome shotgun sequence, a single genomic region encodes these proteins:
- the LOC121995179 gene encoding U-box domain-containing protein 18-like has product MSNATTGSRKIFSLPAVTPSTSVNSVSLIHVLSLLADDVLALRGAAFPVHRKYAREALRQVVVIREFLADVVAEALPASAFVGLAELHVALQKLGHLLRDLARPGARLWVLVNSDRVSNNFRALFRSVATALEVLPLGAASPEVMELVQLVAEQAWKAEGGTLPSDALAARIVWSALALFENGIEPDLIDLNDLMEHLQIRSWSDCSEEIAFLEDLFFDCEENEAASIGSLEALMAYCRATLFDADDHNKRTGGNQFKALHRPVNHVNLDDLRCPISLELMLDPVTIATGQTYDRASISKWLKSGCLTCPVTGKKLTDTAFVSNYAVQHLVEQLCASKNLSFPEPNSKQKRDGSKTATPPSSAAAGAMKMAAAFLVRKLAFPTSLEQSRAAFEVRRLSKSNVFNRTCLVEAGAVPWLLHLSSSMDSSTQDNAMAALLNLSKHPSGARAIVEVGGLGLVVDVIRLTFKVEAQQNAVAILFYLSLVEEYRAAIGDLPEAIPLLVELMREGSYRGKKNAIVTIFGLSLCSSNRVKILESGAVPALMALLSGQEKGNLANDSMAVLAKIAEHPDGTAKILCYDGAISRLVEFFRSTGTSRSGRESCVSALLSLCVNGGAEVVELLRSMPVVMPPLYSLVTEGSPQAGKKARSLLNRIHEV; this is encoded by the coding sequence ATGTCAAATGCGACTACAGGCAGCCGTAAGATCTTCAGCCTTCCGGCGGTGACTCCCAGCACCTCCGTCAACTCCGTGTCTCTCATCCACGTCCTTTCCCTGCTCGCCGACGACGTCCTCGCCCTCCGCGGCGCCGCCTTCCCCGTACACCGCAAGTACGCCCGCGAGGCGCTCCGCCAGGTCGTCGTGATCCGCGAGTTCCTTGCCGACGTTGTCGCCGAGGCCCTCCCTGCCTCCGCCTTTGTCGGGCTAGCGGAGCTCCACGTCGCGCTGCAGAAGCTCGGGCATCTCCTTCGCGACCTCGCCCGCCCTGGTGCCCGTCTCTGGGTGCTGGTTAACTCGGATCGGGTGTCGAACAACTTCAGAGCGCTGTTCAGATCCGTGGCCACCGCCCTCGAAGTCCTTCCTCTCGGCGCCGCATCGCCGGAAGTGATGGAGCTGGTTCAACTCGTGGCCGAGCAAGCGTGGAAGGCGGAGGGCGGGACCTTGCCGTCCGACGCGCTCGCCGCGCGGATTGTGTGGTCCGCGCTTGCCCTTTTCGAGAACGGCATTGAGCCCGATCTGATCGATCTCAATGATCTCATGGAACACTTGCAAATCAGAAGCTGGTCGGATTGCAGTGAGGAGATCGCCTTCCTCGAGGACTTATTCTTCGATTGCGAAGAAAATGAAGCAGCTTCAATAGGTAGCTTGGAGGCGCTCATGGCCTACTGCCGAGCAACTTTATTCGACGCCGACGACCACAATAAGAGAACCGGTGGAAACCAATTCAAGGCTCTACATCGACCAGTGAATCATGTGAACTTGGACGACCTCCGGTGCCCCATCTCTCTGGAGCTCATGCTCGACCCCGTGACGATCGCCACGGGGCAGACCTACGACCGCGCCTCCATATCCAAGTGGCTCAAGTCCGGCTGCCTTACCTGCCCCGTCACCGGCAAGAAGCTCACCGACACCGCTTTTGTCTCCAATTACGCCGTCCAGCATTTGGTCGAACAGCTCTGCGCCAGCAAGAACCTCTCCTTCCCCGAACCCAATTCAAAGCAAAAGCGTGATGGGAGCAAAACTGCGACGCCGCCGAGCTCTGCCGCGGCTGGTGCAATGAAGATGGCGGCGGCATTCCTCGTCCGCAAGCTCGCGTTCCCGACGAGCCTGGAACAGAGCAGGGCCGCGTTCGAGGTCAGGAGGCTATCGAAATCCAACGTGTTCAACAGGACTTGTTTGGTGGAGGCCGGCGCTGTGCCGTGGCTCCTCCATCTCTCCTCCTCGATGGACTCGTCAACGCAGGACAACGCGATGGCGGCGCTGCTGAATCTCTCGAAGCACCCAAGCGGCGCAAGGGCAATCGTCGAGGTCGGTGGACTCGGCCTCGTTGTGGACGTCATCAGACTAACTTTCAAGGTGGAGGCGCAGCAGAACGCCGTGGCCATCCTATTCTACCTCTCGTTGGTAGAGGAATACCGCGCCGCAATCGGGGATTTGCCAGAGGCGATTCCCTTGCTGGTGGAGTTGATGAGGGAAGGATCTTACCGTGGAAAGAAGAACGCCATCGTCACAATCTTCGGTCTCTCACTCTGTTCAAGCAACCGagtaaagattttggaatcaGGGGCAGTGCCGGCGCTAATGGCTCTTCTCTCCGGCCAAGAAAAGGGGAACCTTGCTAACGACTCAATGGCGGTGCTCGCAAAGATCGCCGAGCATCCGGACGGAACGGCGAAGATCCTATGCTACGACGGGGCAATCTCTCGCCTAGTGGAGTTCTTCCGGTCTACGGGGACGTCGCGGTCGGGGAGGGAAAGCTGCGTATCGGCGTTGTTGTCGCTGTGCGTGAACGGCGGGGCGGAGGTGGTGGAATTGCTGCGGAGTATGCCGGTGGTGATGCCGCCGTTGTACTCACTGGTGACCGAGGGGTCGCCGCAGGCAGGGAAGAAGGCGAGATCGCTGCTCAACAGAATACACGAGGTGTGA
- the LOC121997550 gene encoding protein LSM12 homolog: MEGSVGEELAVGCVLSLRTTLNDEIEGQIVAYDRPSNILVIQEGSSKAGARRNVRLLKANYIKDFTFLKKAEDPLDVDKCFIDLAGLQAREDAALRQAEIEAERIGVGVTSEAQSIFDALSKTLPVHWDKTVIVVMNEVCVSSPYLPENVTGGTPAANDRVKKVLELERKRLQARNSSQV; this comes from the exons ATGGAAGGAAGCGTCGGCGAGGAGCTTGCCGTGGGCTGCGTGCTTTCCCTCAGAACCACTCTCAACGACGAAATCGAAGGCCAAATCGTCGCCTACGATCGCCCCTCCAACATTCTCGTCATCC AAGAGGGAAGTTCTAAGGCGGGGGCTCGAAGGAACGTCCGGCTTCTTAAagccaactatatcaaggacttCACGTTTCTGAAGAAGGCGGAGGATCCACTTGACGTCGACAAGTGCTTCATCGACCTCGCAGGCCTCCAGGCCAGGGAAGACGCCGCCTTGAG ACAAGCAGAGATTGAAGCTGAGAGGATTGGAGTCGGGGTGACTAGTGAGGCACAGAGCATTTTTGATGCATTATCTAAGAC GCTCCCTGTCCATTGGGATAAGACTGTTATTGTAGTTATGAATGAAGTCTGTGTTAGCAGCCCATACCTCCCCGAAAACGTCACTGGAGGAACACCAGCTGCCAATGATCGGGTGAAGAAAGTG CTTGAGCTTGAAAGGAAAAGGCTACAAGCTCGCAATTCCAGCCAGGTCTGA